In Zingiber officinale cultivar Zhangliang chromosome 8B, Zo_v1.1, whole genome shotgun sequence, a single genomic region encodes these proteins:
- the LOC122016558 gene encoding putative methylesterase 11, chloroplastic — translation MGVVLSCFSNADLAHRQQQQRRQAAGNHLPALSAEVAAAIGIGSEDRSGNGRSERKGLDEAVLTHEQALAAVLLLRQNGGAPGESAFDKSSSLRVPGHGQKRQVLPRSSSSRPRSLVDPVMQPQLLVNQDLKVDNLETKHFVLVHGGGFGAWCWYKSIALLEDSGFKVSAIDLTGSGISSFDTNKVTSLAEYAKPLTSFLETVGDMNKVILVGHDFGGACVSYAMEVLPSKVAKSIFICAAMPINGQNILDMFSEEAGMNDLMRQAQVFVYSNGQDLPPTAIDLDKSLLKELLFNQSPSKDVALALVSMRSIPFAPVLEKLSLTEKNYGSVRRFFIETTDDNAMPLPVQQRLSDVNPPEKVFRLKGSDHSPFFSKPQALHKILVEIATMPSNQS, via the exons ATGGGCGTTGTTCTTTCGTGTTTCTCCAATGCTGATTTAGCGCATCGGCAGCAACAGCAGCGGCGGCAAGCCGCGGGGAACCACCTGCCCGCCTTGTCGGCTGAGGTGGCCGCTGCGATTGGTATTGGATCCGAAGATAGGAGTGGCAACGGTCGATCCGAGAGGAAGGGGCTCGACGAAGCGGTGCTGACCCACGAGCAGGCCCTAGCGGCCGTTCTCCTCTTGCGGCAGAATGGGGGCGCCCCGGGGGAATCGGCCTTTGATAAGTCGTCCTCTTTGAGGGTTCCTGGACACGGGCAGAAGAGGCAAGTGCTCCCTAGGAGTTCGAGCTCGAGGCCGCGGTCTCTAGTCGATCCGGTCATGCAGCCCCAGCTGCTCGTCAATCAG GATCTAAAGGTTGATAATTTAGAAACAAAGCATTTTGTTCTCGTTCATGGTGGTGGCTTTGGTGCTTGGTGCTGGTACAAAAGTATTGCACTTCTAGAGGACAGTGGATTCAAAGTCAGTGCTATTGACCTCACAGGTTCTGGAATTAGTTCTTTCGATACTAATAAAGTTACCAGTCTTGCTGAATATGCAAAACCTCTTACTAGCTTCCTAGAAACCGTTGGAGATATGAACAAG GTGATTTTGGTTGGACATGATTTTGGTGGTGCTTGTGTGTCATATGCCATGGAAGTTTTACCATCTAAAGTTGCCAAATCCATTTTCATCTGTGCAGCTATGCCGATCAATGGCCAGAACATTCTTGATATGTTTTCAGAAGAG GCAGGTATGAATGATCTAATGCGACAAGCACAAGTATTTGTTTATTCAAACGGACAAGATCTTCCTCCTACTGCCATTGATCTGGATAAATCTTTACTTAAAGAGTTGCTATTCAATCAGTCTCCTTCTAAG GATGTTGCCTTGGCTTTGGTTTCTATGAGGTCTATTCCCTTTGCTCCAGTGTTGGAGAAGCTTTCACTCACCGAGAAGAATTATGGTTCAGTAAGAAGATTTTTCATAGAGACCACAGATGACAATGCAATGCCACTTCCTGTACAGCAAAGACTGAGTGATGTCAATCCACCAGAGAAAGTTTTCCGGCTCAAAGGCTCGGATCACTCTCCGTTCTTCTCTAAGCCGCAGGCACTTCACAAAATCTTGGTTGAGATTGCAACGATGCCATCAAACCAGTCATAG